One region of Glutamicibacter sp. B1 genomic DNA includes:
- a CDS encoding ABC transporter permease, which yields MSARLSGYRNLVLSRLGQGIVVIFLAYVLSFIVVSVLPGDAITNSLRDPQSGLSEEDIARIVAFYGLDKPVLIQLLLALGRFVSGDLGISLQSGLPVADLVFDALPSTAFLALTALILALVLAVAIVVGVHLLPPAAAGVLRSVPSFFLSVPNFVIGLILISIFGFTLHTFTITEPNSPVATFFAALTLAIPVSAPLAEVLVSSLDVETRQDYALVARSRGLSRVKVFARHLLKPSALPSVTMVALLIGELLGGAVITETIFGRNGVGTLVQRSVGAGDQPVLLAVVVLSAVIFVLVNLIADLSVPFLDPRTSVTKKKKDLVS from the coding sequence GTGAGTGCGCGGTTATCGGGTTACCGGAATCTGGTGCTCAGCCGACTGGGACAGGGGATTGTTGTTATCTTCTTGGCGTATGTACTCAGCTTTATTGTCGTTTCAGTGCTTCCTGGAGACGCGATTACCAATTCATTGCGTGACCCACAGTCCGGTCTGAGCGAAGAAGACATCGCGCGCATCGTGGCGTTTTACGGGTTGGATAAGCCCGTACTGATCCAGTTACTGCTGGCCCTGGGGCGGTTCGTATCCGGAGATTTAGGTATTTCCTTGCAATCGGGGTTGCCGGTTGCAGATCTGGTCTTTGATGCCTTGCCATCTACGGCTTTTCTGGCTTTGACCGCGCTGATATTGGCTCTGGTGCTCGCAGTGGCGATTGTCGTTGGGGTTCACTTGCTGCCACCGGCAGCTGCGGGAGTCTTGCGTTCTGTTCCCTCGTTTTTCCTCTCGGTACCTAACTTCGTCATCGGGCTGATACTGATCAGTATTTTCGGGTTCACTTTGCATACTTTCACCATTACCGAACCAAATTCGCCGGTGGCTACCTTTTTCGCGGCGCTTACCTTGGCAATTCCTGTCAGTGCACCGTTGGCCGAAGTCTTGGTCTCAAGCCTTGATGTGGAAACACGTCAGGACTATGCGTTGGTTGCCCGTTCCCGAGGGTTAAGTCGAGTGAAAGTTTTTGCCCGACACCTGCTTAAACCTTCAGCATTGCCGTCCGTGACTATGGTGGCTTTGCTCATCGGAGAGTTGCTTGGCGGGGCAGTGATCACCGAAACGATCTTCGGTCGCAATGGTGTGGGCACTTTGGTTCAGCGCTCGGTGGGAGCCGGCGATCAACCAGTTTTGCTTGCCGTTGTAGTCCTTTCAGCCGTGATTTTTGTGCTGGTGAACTTGATTGCTGACTTAAGTGTTCCCTTCTTGGACCCCCGCACCTCAGTTACTAAAAAGAAGAAGGATCTGGTGTCATGA
- a CDS encoding ABC transporter substrate-binding protein, whose translation MTSTLVKRRSFLTGTGTLAALAILTACGNKPDVESVGSSTPVRGGALTFLIQGFDAGWISSKTSISSYEGNLWGHLTDKLVYVNEKGDLSPWVAESWEENSDATEFVLHLQKDVTFSDGSPVDANAVVENINAWAVGDAERGIAKVGLFPSANFESAKATDTRTVKVNFSSPTLGFIATLGYHGCILLAPATLKSNTDEQADLAKTIGSGPFTLKSWQQGESYVLQRREDYSWGPKALGYSGPAYLDTLTYKVVRDASVRTSTVLSGQADVSFNVEPQEIDSLISQGFSVSTPRYLGFVDGFQVNTQTFPTNQASVRQALQHGIDRQEILSTIYTQDWQAATTFIQGTVPEAGDFADYFAFDQQKATDSLEKDGWKLESDGYRYKDGKLLEITLAANPYVPSDKAVDELIAQQLQRIGIKLNLKVVDVANYSAWQNSEPPLLHTSRSFVDVGTVAGILTNRNGGEDWFKLGDSDQKLNKLSDQIAQARNREERAKVADDLQKYVLDQAYFVPLVQLVQRLYLSSPKVRGIQYNGLAYANFYTAWVTQ comes from the coding sequence ATGACTTCAACGCTCGTAAAGCGACGCAGTTTCCTGACAGGAACCGGCACATTGGCGGCCTTGGCAATTCTCACGGCTTGCGGAAATAAGCCTGATGTGGAATCGGTCGGCTCATCGACGCCCGTTCGAGGAGGAGCCCTGACTTTCCTCATCCAAGGTTTTGATGCGGGATGGATTTCGAGCAAGACATCCATCTCCAGCTATGAAGGTAACCTCTGGGGGCACCTGACTGACAAGCTTGTTTACGTCAACGAAAAGGGAGACCTGAGCCCGTGGGTCGCCGAAAGCTGGGAAGAAAATTCGGACGCCACAGAATTTGTTCTGCACCTGCAGAAGGATGTGACTTTCTCTGACGGCTCACCAGTAGATGCCAATGCCGTCGTCGAAAACATCAATGCTTGGGCCGTGGGAGATGCCGAACGTGGTATCGCGAAGGTGGGACTGTTCCCCTCAGCAAACTTTGAATCGGCCAAGGCTACTGACACGAGAACAGTGAAGGTCAATTTCTCGTCACCTACCCTCGGATTTATCGCTACCCTTGGCTACCATGGTTGCATCTTGCTAGCTCCCGCTACTCTCAAGAGCAACACCGATGAACAAGCTGACCTTGCAAAGACTATTGGTTCTGGCCCCTTCACGCTTAAGAGCTGGCAACAGGGAGAAAGCTATGTGCTTCAGCGACGTGAGGACTATAGCTGGGGTCCCAAGGCTCTTGGCTATTCGGGACCGGCTTATCTAGATACCCTTACCTACAAGGTAGTTAGGGACGCGTCGGTCCGCACATCCACTGTTCTATCAGGTCAAGCTGATGTTTCCTTCAACGTTGAACCTCAGGAAATTGATTCTCTCATTTCCCAGGGCTTCTCCGTTTCCACTCCTCGTTACCTTGGTTTCGTAGATGGTTTCCAAGTAAATACCCAAACCTTCCCGACCAACCAAGCCAGCGTACGTCAGGCACTCCAGCACGGTATCGATCGCCAAGAAATCCTTTCCACGATCTACACCCAAGACTGGCAAGCGGCAACCACGTTCATCCAAGGTACTGTCCCCGAAGCAGGCGACTTTGCTGACTACTTCGCCTTCGATCAACAGAAAGCTACGGATTCTCTAGAAAAAGATGGCTGGAAACTGGAGTCCGATGGCTACCGATATAAAGATGGCAAGCTCCTTGAAATCACCCTCGCGGCAAACCCTTATGTTCCTTCGGATAAGGCAGTGGATGAGCTAATCGCTCAGCAACTGCAACGCATAGGTATCAAACTCAACTTGAAAGTTGTCGACGTCGCCAATTACTCGGCGTGGCAGAACAGCGAACCACCCTTGCTCCACACCTCTCGCAGCTTTGTCGATGTTGGTACTGTCGCCGGTATCCTCACGAACCGCAATGGTGGCGAAGACTGGTTCAAACTCGGAGATAGTGACCAGAAACTGAACAAGCTTTCTGATCAGATTGCTCAGGCTAGAAATCGTGAGGAACGGGCGAAGGTGGCCGACGATCTGCAGAAGTATGTTCTGGATCAGGCATACTTTGTTCCTTTAGTTCAACTAGTTCAGCGTCTGTATCTGAGCAGTCCAAAGGTGCGGGGTATTCAGTACAACGGTCTGGCTTATGCGAACTTCTACACCGCATGGGTGACCCAGTGA
- a CDS encoding FAD-binding oxidoreductase, giving the protein MSSVVFDIEQQAGRKFHEELSHINADIEVVAGSAQTVAYMHDRTADPTRSDLPEQGPIVVFPTSASQVQTIVKTAAKHGLSIVPRGAGTGLSGGATAQETQVVLSTENLNQIIEISAGDGVAVVEPGVLNGDLNRALEPLGLFYAPDPASAAISSIGGNIATNAGGMRCAKYGVTRESVLSLKVVLADGSLITVGHRSLKGVTGLDLVSLFVGSEGTLGIVVQATVRIRPLPVARKTLSLFFDHTLDAARAVERIKTSTVQPAVLELIDAPTLTAIDANSGSSLRENGAGLLLIELDGYGIDEQIRDLRDIVLPLGGRLNEVSDEEGQTLWELRRSGRNFPTHKWHIGEDIAVPSSKLAEIFEFFPEIEHEFGVKVSAVAHAGDGNLHPLLTQNREEDDSSHIVPRTLAQAADALVKKTLSLGGTITGEHGVGNVKLRWAEWELADRVRALQLELKNVLDPASVFNPGKAL; this is encoded by the coding sequence TTGAGCAGTGTAGTTTTCGACATTGAACAGCAAGCGGGTCGAAAGTTTCATGAAGAACTTTCGCACATTAACGCTGACATTGAAGTTGTCGCGGGATCGGCACAGACCGTTGCATACATGCACGATCGAACTGCTGATCCAACGCGTTCAGACCTTCCTGAACAGGGACCCATTGTCGTCTTTCCTACCTCTGCGTCGCAGGTCCAAACGATAGTTAAAACTGCGGCGAAGCACGGATTGAGCATTGTTCCGCGAGGCGCAGGGACAGGGCTATCTGGAGGCGCAACCGCCCAGGAAACACAGGTGGTACTGAGTACTGAAAATCTCAATCAAATCATTGAGATTTCAGCCGGTGATGGTGTGGCTGTCGTGGAACCGGGCGTGCTCAATGGGGATCTTAACCGGGCACTGGAACCGCTGGGCTTGTTCTATGCCCCAGATCCAGCAAGCGCAGCGATCTCGTCCATTGGCGGAAATATCGCCACTAATGCCGGAGGAATGCGTTGCGCTAAGTACGGGGTGACGCGTGAATCTGTCCTGTCTTTGAAGGTTGTACTTGCAGACGGCTCTCTGATCACGGTGGGGCATCGTTCGCTTAAAGGTGTCACCGGGCTTGATCTGGTGTCTTTGTTTGTCGGCTCAGAGGGCACGCTAGGAATCGTCGTGCAGGCGACCGTGAGGATCCGTCCGCTGCCCGTCGCTCGTAAGACCCTGAGTCTCTTCTTTGACCATACACTCGATGCCGCCCGAGCCGTAGAAAGGATCAAAACCTCCACGGTGCAGCCGGCCGTCCTTGAACTCATCGATGCACCAACCCTGACAGCGATCGACGCAAATTCAGGCAGCTCGCTACGCGAAAACGGGGCAGGGCTGCTGCTCATTGAGCTCGATGGCTACGGCATTGACGAGCAGATTCGAGACCTCAGGGACATTGTGCTCCCGTTGGGAGGGCGCCTGAACGAGGTCAGTGATGAAGAGGGTCAGACCCTGTGGGAATTGCGACGTTCCGGACGCAACTTCCCAACGCACAAGTGGCATATCGGGGAAGACATTGCTGTTCCTTCGTCAAAACTTGCAGAGATTTTCGAGTTTTTCCCAGAAATCGAACACGAATTTGGGGTGAAGGTTTCGGCGGTTGCCCATGCTGGCGACGGGAATCTGCACCCCCTTCTTACACAAAACCGCGAGGAGGACGATAGTTCACATATCGTCCCTCGCACACTGGCTCAAGCTGCAGATGCCTTGGTCAAAAAGACGTTGTCTCTGGGAGGAACTATTACCGGTGAACACGGTGTAGGGAATGTGAAGTTGCGCTGGGCCGAATGGGAACTCGCTGATCGAGTCAGAGCTCTGCAGCTAGAACTCAAAAATGTTCTGGACCCGGCTTCCGTGTTCAACCCCGGCAAAGCACTCTAA
- a CDS encoding acyltransferase family protein — MSSNSVQVKNFRPEIQALRALAVLLVVAYHLEPNVVPGGYIGVDIFFVISGFLITSHLLREAASTGRIKLSAFYGGRARRILPAAMLVILVVVAVGFLVFPKTQWGTLGVQALASAFSVQNWVLAADSVDYLAAEQAAGPLQHFWSLGVEEQFYLFWPLLILIVCWLVKPKISGSHSDHFAARRRWIWMAFGAVALLSLGYSIFAGYSGDAAGYFVTTTRIWELAIGGLLALGVQAHEAGALNLPRWVSAWSTRNLAVLIALIVIGIAAFTYDASTVFPGIAAAVPVFGCAVIIAAGSTRGPGSLHLLVNWSAVQWVGLASYSLYLWHWPLIIFYTEISGGKPRPLQSIALFIASLLLAWLSLKFVETPIRHLRFLAVSPARSLIAGAAMVAITASVALLPGLTQERIVEQEQRVATALAEQPPEGFGAASLSHGAPAFVTSEHQVVPVPAEAAKDLPNIGNCVQKPQSTQIKECEFGNKDAKFTVALVGDSHAAHWFEALSEYAKSKDWKVVTYLKNSCPFNEAQRKADQDGSINCQETFDQTMDALTKRKDIDAVVTASWGGSTFVSDPAKGLAAAWGKLEDAGRPVYAIVDTPRPPQDTYARDCVEENIDNPQACSFPEKGAFEKGDATKAAAKLEPRVKVLDFSDQFCVNGTCPAVVGNVLIYRDKHHISDTYMSTLVPVFGQRLQKAIDSQ; from the coding sequence ATGAGTTCGAATTCCGTGCAGGTCAAAAATTTCAGACCAGAAATCCAAGCACTGCGAGCACTTGCAGTTCTGCTAGTGGTCGCATACCACCTCGAACCTAATGTGGTTCCAGGCGGTTACATCGGCGTAGATATCTTCTTCGTTATTTCTGGTTTCCTGATTACCTCCCACCTACTTAGGGAGGCTGCCAGCACCGGAAGAATCAAACTCTCAGCATTTTATGGCGGAAGAGCACGGCGCATTCTGCCCGCAGCGATGCTTGTGATTCTTGTGGTCGTGGCGGTTGGGTTCCTCGTGTTCCCTAAAACTCAGTGGGGCACACTGGGCGTCCAGGCTTTAGCCTCGGCGTTCTCGGTGCAAAACTGGGTGTTGGCTGCGGACTCCGTTGACTACCTCGCCGCCGAACAGGCAGCCGGACCACTACAACACTTCTGGTCCCTCGGCGTTGAGGAACAGTTTTATCTGTTCTGGCCACTACTGATATTGATCGTTTGTTGGTTGGTGAAGCCCAAAATATCGGGGTCACACTCGGACCATTTTGCTGCACGCCGTCGATGGATATGGATGGCCTTTGGCGCAGTGGCGCTGTTGTCGCTGGGATATTCCATTTTTGCCGGGTATTCGGGAGACGCCGCAGGATATTTTGTGACCACCACCCGCATCTGGGAATTAGCTATTGGTGGTTTGTTGGCCCTTGGCGTGCAGGCGCATGAAGCAGGAGCTTTGAACCTGCCACGGTGGGTTTCTGCTTGGTCCACGCGCAATCTGGCAGTCCTCATTGCGCTGATTGTTATCGGTATCGCGGCCTTTACCTATGACGCATCTACCGTTTTCCCCGGTATTGCAGCTGCCGTTCCAGTGTTTGGATGCGCGGTAATCATTGCCGCTGGCAGCACCCGAGGCCCGGGTTCCTTGCACCTGTTGGTGAACTGGTCTGCGGTCCAATGGGTCGGTCTTGCCTCCTACTCGTTATATCTGTGGCACTGGCCGCTGATCATTTTTTACACCGAGATCTCCGGTGGAAAACCTAGACCTTTGCAATCCATCGCCCTGTTCATTGCATCGCTGCTCCTAGCGTGGCTCAGCCTCAAGTTTGTGGAAACCCCGATTCGTCACCTGCGATTCTTGGCGGTCTCCCCGGCCCGTTCGCTGATTGCCGGCGCCGCAATGGTGGCGATCACCGCTTCGGTGGCTCTACTTCCTGGGCTGACCCAAGAGCGCATCGTGGAACAAGAACAGCGCGTAGCCACTGCACTGGCCGAACAACCCCCTGAAGGATTTGGTGCGGCCTCACTCTCGCACGGTGCGCCAGCATTTGTCACCAGTGAGCATCAGGTTGTTCCTGTTCCGGCAGAAGCGGCCAAAGACCTTCCTAATATCGGCAATTGTGTCCAGAAGCCACAATCCACGCAGATCAAGGAATGCGAGTTCGGGAACAAAGATGCGAAGTTCACCGTGGCCCTGGTGGGCGACTCACACGCCGCACATTGGTTTGAAGCACTAAGTGAGTACGCGAAGAGTAAAGACTGGAAAGTCGTCACGTACCTCAAAAACTCATGCCCATTCAACGAAGCTCAACGTAAAGCTGATCAAGACGGAAGCATTAACTGCCAAGAGACGTTCGACCAGACCATGGATGCTCTGACCAAACGCAAAGACATTGACGCTGTAGTCACCGCAAGTTGGGGTGGATCCACTTTCGTGTCGGATCCAGCAAAGGGCCTGGCCGCAGCCTGGGGCAAGCTTGAAGATGCTGGACGGCCGGTCTACGCCATCGTCGATACTCCTCGACCACCGCAAGATACCTACGCCAGGGACTGCGTAGAAGAGAATATCGATAACCCGCAGGCCTGTTCCTTCCCGGAAAAGGGAGCCTTTGAAAAGGGTGATGCCACCAAGGCCGCAGCCAAACTAGAACCGAGGGTGAAAGTCTTAGACTTCAGCGATCAGTTCTGTGTGAACGGTACCTGCCCGGCCGTTGTTGGCAATGTTTTGATCTACCGGGATAAGCACCACATCTCTGATACTTACATGAGCACACTCGTGCCAGTCTTTGGACAACGGCTACAGAAGGCCATCGATTCCCAGTAA
- a CDS encoding helix-turn-helix domain-containing protein, with protein MNISRIAELRRSKGWTQERLAKESGITVRTIQRLEAGNDASLETISLVARALDVQVGDLFQSVQAPDFSQAVEGLETRTLADQERRDSITQGIMMVFRAIGILVTFGTVILATMGQFGWFIWLLIPIYWGAGKILLDAIMRLAVDPKLDAKYPLSVPNRSDDN; from the coding sequence ATGAACATATCAAGGATTGCAGAACTGCGACGCTCCAAAGGCTGGACTCAAGAACGACTGGCCAAAGAGAGCGGTATTACTGTCAGAACCATTCAACGACTTGAAGCCGGTAACGATGCCAGCCTGGAGACCATCTCACTTGTTGCCAGAGCCCTGGACGTTCAAGTAGGTGATTTGTTCCAAAGCGTACAGGCACCAGATTTCTCTCAAGCCGTTGAGGGGCTTGAAACCAGGACCCTCGCTGATCAAGAACGACGCGATTCCATTACTCAAGGGATCATGATGGTCTTTAGAGCAATAGGCATTCTAGTCACTTTCGGTACGGTCATCCTTGCGACAATGGGTCAGTTTGGTTGGTTCATTTGGCTGCTCATCCCTATCTACTGGGGTGCCGGCAAGATCCTCTTAGACGCAATTATGCGGTTGGCCGTTGACCCAAAATTGGATGCTAAGTATCCGTTGTCGGTTCCCAACCGTAGTGACGACAACTAA
- a CDS encoding LURP-one-related/scramblase family protein has product MTIFAQDTLIFQQTKNFSKNDFAIHDAAGVQVAHVETGGSTLGRMFTGARELTVFDGPQNPVIMVKDTMTMGRDRFEIFDGNGSPLASLVKRITFLKTRVTISMLGEELDLLGSVWDFDFQITNAQGVLGTVTRKWSGMGNAFLGMSTYALQLGGNLSVQHRQAIIGSVLALDLIREKQKRH; this is encoded by the coding sequence ATGACGATCTTTGCCCAAGACACGCTGATTTTCCAGCAAACCAAAAACTTCTCAAAGAACGATTTTGCGATTCATGATGCTGCTGGTGTGCAGGTAGCTCATGTCGAGACTGGTGGAAGTACGCTGGGGCGGATGTTCACGGGTGCACGAGAACTCACAGTATTTGATGGACCGCAGAATCCGGTCATTATGGTCAAAGATACGATGACCATGGGTCGCGACCGATTCGAAATCTTCGATGGAAACGGCAGCCCACTGGCGAGCTTGGTCAAACGGATCACCTTCCTCAAAACCCGCGTCACCATTTCGATGCTCGGAGAAGAACTGGACTTGCTGGGTAGCGTTTGGGATTTTGACTTCCAAATCACTAATGCTCAGGGAGTACTCGGAACAGTTACCCGCAAGTGGTCTGGAATGGGTAACGCATTCCTAGGGATGTCGACCTATGCTCTGCAGCTGGGTGGAAACCTGAGCGTTCAGCATCGTCAAGCGATTATCGGGTCGGTCCTAGCCTTGGATCTGATCCGTGAAAAGCAAAAGCGCCACTGA
- a CDS encoding ABC transporter permease yields the protein MLLGVLGIAAVSSADQLVTKYLIAEQEQLHGRAQTFASVLNPGTLDGEDLADSLEHLNTVAESVGGNVLYTVSSPITVPSVRGQNIERVTYTGDFAASYRVPLSAGIWPRESGGFAHEVVLNEQAAALLGIDDVAQTFAIDTPHGTKTAIVTGIAQDGLVGEEARIYQPQGSVDDAGLLSSEPTTMLLTAPGDKQIALQQFAADFLAQHGNPSAGSMEFMRQDTVDSTKNSVAVTKAAFLTAGILTLVVAAVGVLNVGLATVGERSEELVIRRALGATKVQIFGLVMGSSLIIGVVVAAISAVIVSVSAVFVVPRFMGTTGLVGGIDLPFGALWFGLVAALITSFLGALSPAIKATKLDVAQALRS from the coding sequence ATGCTGCTCGGAGTCTTGGGTATTGCTGCCGTGTCTAGCGCCGACCAACTAGTAACCAAGTATCTAATTGCTGAACAAGAGCAGTTGCATGGACGCGCGCAAACTTTCGCAAGCGTATTGAACCCGGGAACCTTGGACGGAGAGGATCTAGCTGATTCGCTAGAACACTTGAATACGGTCGCAGAAAGCGTCGGAGGAAACGTACTGTACACAGTTTCCAGTCCAATTACTGTTCCGAGTGTTCGCGGTCAAAACATTGAGCGCGTTACTTATACGGGGGACTTCGCGGCATCTTATCGAGTTCCACTTTCTGCTGGTATATGGCCGCGTGAAAGTGGTGGTTTCGCCCATGAGGTCGTTCTGAATGAACAAGCGGCTGCCCTGCTTGGAATTGATGACGTCGCACAAACTTTCGCAATTGATACCCCGCATGGAACCAAGACGGCCATCGTCACTGGAATCGCCCAGGACGGACTCGTGGGGGAAGAAGCGCGAATATATCAACCCCAAGGTTCTGTTGATGACGCTGGCTTGCTGAGCAGTGAACCAACCACAATGCTCTTGACTGCGCCCGGCGATAAACAGATTGCCTTGCAACAATTCGCTGCCGACTTTCTGGCCCAGCATGGCAATCCGTCCGCGGGCTCCATGGAGTTCATGCGTCAAGATACTGTCGACAGCACAAAGAATTCGGTTGCAGTAACCAAAGCTGCGTTCTTGACTGCAGGTATTTTGACGCTAGTTGTCGCCGCAGTAGGAGTTCTCAACGTTGGGCTAGCGACTGTCGGCGAACGTTCTGAAGAACTGGTGATTCGCCGAGCGTTGGGTGCTACTAAAGTGCAGATCTTCGGTTTGGTCATGGGTTCGAGCTTGATCATCGGTGTCGTGGTTGCTGCGATTTCGGCAGTCATCGTTTCTGTTTCTGCCGTATTTGTTGTTCCGCGATTCATGGGTACTACAGGTCTAGTTGGAGGCATTGACTTGCCGTTTGGCGCGTTATGGTTTGGCCTAGTTGCTGCATTGATTACTTCGTTCCTGGGCGCCTTGTCTCCCGCGATCAAAGCTACAAAGCTTGATGTCGCTCAGGCTCTTCGTTCATAG
- a CDS encoding ABC transporter ATP-binding protein — MELRKIDIRLTGESQKLLVREASGVVSEGESVGILGKSGSGKTSLLSVLGLMSKPTGGELLLSGIPTSGLNDAELARRRNEDIGFVFQNYSLIGHLNVFENVALPCSYGKPMSKKQTTEAVTEQLHAVGLEGFEKRRPKSLSGGEQQRVAIARALVRSPRLVLADEPTGALDTATGLQILEHLASATSRAGACLVVVTHDQEIARAMDQTWVLRDAELHHEVKGRR, encoded by the coding sequence TTGGAGCTACGTAAGATTGATATTCGCCTTACCGGCGAGTCTCAAAAACTTCTGGTCAGAGAAGCTTCGGGAGTAGTCTCCGAAGGAGAATCTGTAGGGATACTCGGGAAATCCGGAAGCGGAAAAACCAGCCTACTTTCAGTGCTCGGTTTGATGTCAAAACCTACCGGTGGCGAACTACTGCTGTCGGGTATACCTACTTCTGGGCTGAACGATGCGGAGTTGGCACGCCGCCGCAATGAGGACATTGGCTTTGTATTCCAAAATTACTCATTGATTGGTCACTTGAACGTATTCGAGAATGTTGCCTTGCCTTGTTCGTATGGAAAACCAATGAGCAAGAAGCAAACCACTGAAGCTGTGACAGAACAATTGCACGCGGTGGGCCTTGAAGGATTCGAAAAAAGACGGCCTAAAAGTCTATCTGGCGGTGAACAGCAGAGAGTCGCTATAGCTCGCGCCCTTGTCCGTTCACCACGGCTGGTGTTGGCAGATGAACCAACAGGGGCGCTGGATACTGCTACTGGATTGCAAATTCTAGAACATCTAGCTTCCGCGACCAGCCGCGCCGGCGCGTGTTTAGTTGTTGTCACGCATGACCAGGAAATTGCGAGGGCAATGGATCAAACGTGGGTCTTGCGTGACGCTGAGCTGCACCATGAAGTGAAGGGGCGACGATGA
- a CDS encoding biotin/lipoyl-containing protein yields the protein MVRTIRSTAIVLLGISLLTACSASVNAEGDVPASGDGQIPRAQVSKQDITSVLAVSGHTETNSEISLVAEKSGPIEWKVKEGQTVKDGAVLAEIDGDKITSPSDGKVLSIAVPTGTTAHPNFPIGAFEARTLGIKVQVPVEDAYRLYSTPTKAKANIESGPAAQTCDLFLASQLENADSEEQGLPEFVCLLEPEVNTMPGLPAKLGIETASSANTLTLPVESVSGSAQSGQVTIISDDNQLQKRDVKLGISDGSMIEIIEGVKEGDSVMAVAPEIFDE from the coding sequence GTGGTGAGGACAATCCGAAGCACGGCCATAGTGCTTCTTGGTATTTCTCTACTCACCGCATGTTCGGCTTCAGTCAATGCTGAAGGCGATGTACCGGCGTCTGGCGACGGTCAAATTCCAAGAGCCCAAGTCTCGAAGCAGGACATTACCTCTGTCCTCGCTGTATCAGGGCACACGGAGACCAATTCGGAGATCTCTCTAGTCGCAGAGAAGTCTGGCCCTATTGAGTGGAAAGTCAAAGAAGGGCAGACAGTCAAAGACGGGGCGGTCTTGGCTGAAATCGACGGAGACAAAATAACGTCACCGAGCGATGGAAAAGTCCTGAGCATTGCTGTGCCAACAGGGACTACGGCGCACCCCAATTTTCCAATTGGAGCATTTGAAGCAAGAACACTAGGCATCAAGGTACAAGTTCCTGTTGAGGACGCTTATCGCTTGTATTCGACCCCGACCAAAGCCAAGGCAAACATCGAATCGGGTCCTGCTGCCCAAACCTGCGATTTGTTTTTGGCCTCGCAACTGGAGAATGCTGACTCTGAGGAACAAGGTCTACCGGAGTTCGTATGCTTATTAGAACCAGAAGTTAACACGATGCCGGGATTGCCAGCAAAGCTAGGCATTGAAACTGCTTCTAGCGCGAACACACTGACGCTGCCCGTTGAGAGTGTTTCCGGGTCGGCGCAGTCGGGTCAAGTAACGATTATTTCCGACGACAACCAACTGCAGAAACGGGACGTCAAGCTGGGCATTAGTGATGGAAGCATGATTGAGATCATCGAAGGAGTGAAAGAAGGGGACAGCGTAATGGCTGTAGCTCCTGAGATCTTCGATGAGTGA